One window of the Shimwellia blattae DSM 4481 = NBRC 105725 genome contains the following:
- the bcsQ gene encoding cellulose biosynthesis protein BcsQ, whose translation MVSRARGGVGTSSVVAGLGWALKQLGETVLVIDACPDNMLRLFFNIAVTHPGGWARALLDNHPWQQSAWRYASGLELLPFGQLTLAEWGAASASGSPLPGFSAGLHSLKTSRCWQWILVDLPAGYSPLNQALMAEMEHLLTLIRPDPNCHVRLHQQAVAKNAHLLVNGFDAKSELQSDILQLWLKSLPRILPVVVHRDEAVTESLAAKQPVGEYRKDSLAAEEMLTLANWCLLHFSGSHG comes from the coding sequence TTGGTATCCAGGGCGCGCGGCGGGGTGGGCACCTCGTCGGTGGTGGCAGGCCTGGGGTGGGCGCTAAAGCAACTGGGTGAAACGGTACTGGTGATTGATGCCTGCCCCGACAATATGCTGCGCCTGTTTTTCAATATTGCCGTAACGCATCCTGGCGGATGGGCCCGCGCCTTACTGGATAACCACCCCTGGCAGCAGAGCGCCTGGCGCTATGCCAGTGGCCTTGAGCTGCTGCCTTTCGGCCAGCTTACCCTCGCTGAATGGGGGGCCGCCAGCGCCAGCGGCTCACCGTTGCCCGGTTTTTCCGCCGGGTTACACAGCCTGAAAACCAGCCGGTGTTGGCAGTGGATCCTGGTGGATTTACCGGCGGGCTACTCCCCCCTTAACCAGGCGCTGATGGCGGAAATGGAGCATTTACTCACCCTGATCCGCCCGGATCCTAACTGTCATGTGCGCCTGCATCAGCAGGCGGTGGCGAAAAACGCCCACCTGCTGGTCAATGGCTTTGATGCGAAGAGCGAGCTACAGTCAGATATTTTACAGTTATGGTTAAAGAGCCTGCCCCGTATTTTGCCGGTGGTGGTGCACCGCGATGAAGCGGTCACCGAGAGCCTGGCGGCGAAGCAGCCGGTGGGAGAATACCGTAAGGACTCCCTGGCCGCAGAGGAGATGCTCACCCTGGCGAACTGGTGTCTGCTGCATTTTTCCGGGAGCCATGGTTAA
- the bcsF gene encoding cellulose biosynthesis protein BcsF, with amino-acid sequence MNINDILQLIFLCAVIFIPLGYALHPRLPGIIARVTRTFFTARYLKPAGVIRRSAAPGATRKHD; translated from the coding sequence ATGAATATTAACGATATTTTACAGCTGATTTTTCTGTGTGCGGTCATTTTTATACCGCTGGGCTACGCCCTGCACCCGCGATTACCCGGGATAATCGCCCGCGTAACGCGCACGTTTTTCACGGCCAGATACCTGAAACCCGCCGGGGTGATACGTCGCTCTGCCGCACCCGGGGCCACGCGTAAACATGACTGA
- the bcsR gene encoding cellulose biosynthesis protein BcsR — MNINDVSRSRKSVVAYAFENDFLALQRIFALPDIHYSDISQNERLSAALQRWPLLAEFAEKKQG; from the coding sequence ATGAACATTAATGATGTATCCCGTAGCAGGAAAAGTGTCGTGGCTTATGCTTTTGAAAATGATTTTCTTGCCCTGCAACGGATCTTTGCGCTGCCCGACATTCACTACTCAGATATCTCTCAAAATGAACGGCTGTCTGCTGCATTGCAGCGCTGGCCGTTGCTGGCGGAATTCGCTGAAAAAAAACAGGGATAA
- the bcsE gene encoding cellulose biosynthesis protein BcsE — MGPVFSLGIRPLWAELSHMPAGGIWWINTDRKQDALSLLNATLAEQAPDARCAAVVMDKTDLEQITLAANSGPGKVSLFTMPGQIKALQAFSSDLIRNINPEHFFIILLLSEKIFENVNNSELVSWLTITSRWTNAHHASLLVLNPGNSLGKQTARLMGEYPRLSGLADLHYQSDQHRYSVQWWCSDKGIAGRSQVPVTHTENGWEVLTSTDTPPQSYTDDQRILCQTDVLEGAPAFSEHWVLFSTSNALFEAARSASAATVIFSLSQVGQVERVARAVHSLRLQRGSALKLVIREKNPCLRATDERLLLGCGANMVIPWTITLSRSLAMIDAIKSQVFHQHVPRDFDQLINSVRPLSLKGLQPWETFCRAINDLLNNPLIAFDSKGVLVAMRPVAGLRAEQALTLCRPNRTGDIMTIGHGQIFLFLSFCLINDLDKALSRIFPFPVADIIANRTVWYEDKNIAAQLVEMGKSSLGQLNQPLPQTSGSQDAMNIHYNEQGWRREPQPVTLLTGNPQDP; from the coding sequence ATGGGTCCAGTTTTTTCGCTCGGTATCCGACCGCTCTGGGCCGAACTGAGTCATATGCCTGCCGGGGGAATATGGTGGATTAACACAGATCGTAAACAGGATGCGCTTTCCCTGCTTAACGCAACACTGGCTGAACAGGCGCCTGACGCACGCTGTGCGGCAGTTGTCATGGATAAAACAGACCTGGAGCAGATCACCCTCGCGGCAAATAGCGGGCCCGGGAAAGTTTCATTATTTACCATGCCTGGGCAGATAAAAGCATTACAGGCATTTTCCTCTGATTTAATCAGAAACATTAATCCGGAACATTTTTTTATTATTCTTTTATTAAGTGAAAAAATTTTCGAAAATGTTAATAACAGTGAGTTAGTTTCATGGTTGACAATAACGTCACGCTGGACTAATGCACACCACGCCAGTCTGTTAGTGTTAAATCCGGGAAATAGTCTTGGCAAACAAACCGCACGCTTAATGGGAGAGTATCCCCGTCTTTCCGGCCTTGCGGATTTACATTATCAGAGTGATCAGCACCGCTATAGCGTGCAGTGGTGGTGCAGTGATAAAGGCATTGCCGGGCGCAGCCAGGTGCCGGTAACGCACACCGAAAACGGCTGGGAAGTGCTCACGTCCACAGATACCCCCCCACAAAGCTACACGGACGATCAGCGTATTTTGTGTCAGACAGATGTGCTGGAAGGGGCACCGGCGTTCTCGGAACACTGGGTGCTCTTTAGCACGAGTAACGCACTGTTCGAGGCCGCCCGTAGTGCCAGTGCCGCCACGGTGATTTTCTCTCTCAGCCAGGTAGGCCAGGTCGAGCGCGTAGCCCGGGCGGTACACTCTTTGCGCTTGCAGCGCGGCTCAGCCCTGAAGCTGGTTATCCGGGAGAAGAATCCCTGCCTGCGCGCCACCGACGAACGCCTGTTACTGGGCTGCGGCGCCAATATGGTAATACCCTGGACCATTACGCTTTCGCGCAGCCTCGCCATGATTGACGCCATCAAAAGCCAGGTCTTCCACCAGCATGTTCCCCGGGACTTCGACCAGTTGATCAACTCCGTCCGCCCGCTATCACTTAAGGGTCTCCAGCCCTGGGAGACCTTTTGCCGCGCCATTAACGATCTGCTGAATAACCCGCTGATCGCCTTCGACAGTAAAGGCGTTCTGGTCGCCATGCGCCCGGTTGCCGGCCTGCGGGCAGAACAGGCGCTGACCCTGTGCCGCCCTAACCGCACGGGCGACATCATGACCATCGGCCACGGACAGATATTTCTGTTTCTCTCTTTTTGCCTGATTAACGATCTCGACAAGGCGCTCAGCCGGATCTTCCCGTTCCCTGTGGCCGATATTATCGCTAACCGCACCGTATGGTATGAGGATAAAAACATTGCGGCCCAGCTCGTTGAGATGGGCAAATCCAGCCTGGGGCAGCTTAATCAGCCTCTCCCTCAGACATCAGGCAGTCAGGATGCCATGAACATCCATTACAACGAGCAGGGATGGCGGCGGGAGCCACAGCCCGTCACCCTGCTCACCGGGAACCCGCAGGATCCGTAA
- the dppB gene encoding dipeptide ABC transporter permease DppB codes for MLQFILRRLGVVIPTFIGITLLTFAFVHMIPGDPVMIMAGERGISPERHAQLLAQLGLDKPLWQQYLSYIQGVLHGDLGISLKSRLPVWDEFVPRFKATLELGLCAMLFAMIVGIPVGVLAAVKRGSIFDHSAVGLALTGYSMPIFWWGMMLIMLVSVQLNLTPVSGRISDTVFLDDSLPLSGFMLIDTALWGEPGDFTDALVHMILPAIVLGTIPLAVIVRMTRSAMLEVLGEDYIRTARAKGLSRMRVIVVHALRNAMLPVVTVIGLQVGTLLAGAILTETIFSWPGLGRWLIDALQRRDYPVVQGGVLLVATMIILVNLLVDLLYGVVNPRIRHRK; via the coding sequence ATGTTGCAGTTTATTCTCCGACGTCTGGGGGTTGTGATCCCGACGTTTATCGGCATTACCTTACTCACATTCGCGTTTGTCCACATGATCCCCGGCGATCCGGTAATGATCATGGCCGGGGAGCGCGGAATCTCCCCTGAACGCCACGCCCAGTTACTGGCCCAGCTCGGGCTGGACAAACCCCTGTGGCAGCAATACCTCAGCTACATCCAGGGGGTACTGCACGGGGATTTAGGGATCTCCCTGAAAAGCCGTTTACCGGTGTGGGATGAGTTTGTCCCGCGCTTTAAAGCCACCCTGGAGCTGGGCCTCTGCGCGATGCTGTTCGCCATGATTGTCGGCATCCCGGTGGGGGTGCTGGCGGCGGTTAAGCGCGGCTCCATCTTTGACCACTCCGCCGTGGGCCTGGCGCTGACCGGTTACTCCATGCCCATTTTCTGGTGGGGCATGATGCTTATCATGCTGGTGTCGGTACAGCTGAATCTGACCCCGGTTTCCGGGCGCATCAGCGATACGGTATTCCTTGACGACTCGCTCCCCCTGAGCGGTTTTATGCTGATTGATACCGCCCTCTGGGGCGAGCCCGGGGACTTTACCGATGCCCTGGTCCATATGATTTTGCCCGCCATTGTGCTGGGGACCATTCCGCTGGCGGTGATTGTGCGCATGACCCGCTCCGCGATGCTGGAAGTGCTCGGGGAGGACTATATCCGCACGGCCCGGGCAAAAGGGCTCAGCCGCATGCGGGTGATTGTGGTCCACGCCCTGCGCAACGCCATGTTACCGGTGGTCACGGTTATCGGTTTGCAGGTGGGCACGCTGCTTGCCGGGGCCATCCTGACGGAGACCATCTTCTCCTGGCCGGGGCTGGGGCGCTGGCTGATAGATGCCCTGCAACGCCGGGACTACCCGGTGGTTCAGGGTGGGGTACTGCTGGTGGCGACGATGATAATCCTCGTTAACCTGCTGGTTGATCTGCTTTACGGGGTGGTGAACCCGCGTATTCGCCACAGAAAGTAA
- the dppD gene encoding dipeptide ABC transporter ATP-binding protein, whose translation MALLNIDKLSVHFGEKEAPFRAVDRVSYRVERGQVVGIVGESGSGKSVSSLAIMGLIDYPGRVMAERLMFDGQDLQRLSEQERRQLVGADVAMIFQDPMTSLNPCYTVGYQIMEAIKVHQGGNRRTRRQRAIDLLTQVGIPDPASRLGVFPHQLSGGMSQRVMIAMAIACRPRLLIADEPTTALDVTIQAQIIELLLDLQQQENMALILITHDLALVAEAADKIIVMYAGQVVESADAQDIFRAPRHPYTQALLRALPEFAQDKARLASLPGVVPGKYDRPQGCLLNPRCPYATDRCRVEEPPLHSLPGGRQSKCHYPLDDAGRPA comes from the coding sequence ATGGCGTTACTGAATATAGATAAATTATCGGTGCATTTTGGCGAGAAAGAGGCCCCATTCCGTGCCGTTGACCGGGTGAGTTACCGGGTGGAGCGGGGCCAGGTAGTGGGGATTGTCGGCGAGTCCGGTTCGGGGAAATCGGTCAGCTCGCTGGCTATTATGGGGCTGATTGATTACCCGGGTCGGGTCATGGCCGAGCGGCTGATGTTCGATGGTCAGGATCTGCAACGCTTGTCTGAGCAGGAGCGTCGCCAGCTGGTCGGGGCCGATGTGGCGATGATTTTCCAGGATCCGATGACCAGCCTGAACCCCTGCTATACGGTGGGGTATCAGATTATGGAGGCCATAAAAGTACACCAGGGCGGCAACCGCCGCACCCGGCGCCAGCGGGCCATTGATCTGCTGACCCAGGTCGGGATCCCGGATCCGGCCTCCCGGCTGGGGGTGTTCCCGCACCAGTTATCCGGGGGCATGAGCCAGCGGGTGATGATCGCCATGGCGATAGCCTGCCGCCCGCGGCTGTTGATTGCCGATGAGCCCACCACCGCCCTGGATGTGACCATCCAGGCGCAGATTATTGAGCTGTTACTGGATCTGCAACAGCAGGAAAACATGGCGCTTATCCTGATAACCCATGACCTGGCGCTGGTGGCGGAAGCGGCCGATAAAATCATTGTGATGTATGCCGGGCAGGTGGTGGAAAGCGCCGACGCGCAGGATATTTTCCGCGCCCCGCGCCACCCCTATACCCAGGCCCTGCTGCGGGCGCTGCCGGAGTTTGCCCAGGATAAAGCCCGGCTGGCTTCCCTGCCGGGGGTAGTGCCGGGGAAATATGACCGGCCACAGGGCTGTTTGCTGAACCCGCGCTGCCCCTATGCCACCGATCGCTGCCGGGTGGAAGAGCCCCCGCTGCACAGCCTGCCGGGCGGCCGCCAGTCGAAATGTCACTACCCCCTTGATGATGCCGGGAGGCCCGCATAA
- the dppF gene encoding dipeptide ABC transporter ATP-binding subunit DppF has protein sequence MHIQLVSSQPLLRAEDLKKYYPVKTGLFRPERLVRALDGVSFTLERGKTLAVVGESGCGKSTLGRLLTMIETPTGGQLHYLGQDLLIPDPQAQKLRRQKIQIVFQNPYGSLNPRKKVGQILEEPLVINTTLSRDARREKALAMMAKVGLKPEHYDRYPHMFSGGQRQRIAIARGLMLDPDVVIADEPVSALDVSVRAQVLNLMMDLQQELGLSYVFISHDLSVVEHIADEVMVMYLGRCVEKGSKAQIFTNPQHPYTQALLSATPRLNPDQRRERIKLSGELPSPLSPPPGCAFSARCRRCMTSCTQSPPELKSYEGQQVACFAVEQDHAMSQ, from the coding sequence ATGCATATTCAGTTAGTCAGCAGCCAGCCGCTACTCCGGGCGGAGGATCTGAAAAAGTATTACCCGGTGAAAACCGGCCTGTTCCGGCCCGAGCGGCTGGTCAGGGCGCTGGACGGGGTCTCTTTCACGCTGGAGCGCGGTAAAACGCTGGCGGTGGTGGGGGAGTCCGGCTGCGGGAAGTCGACACTCGGGCGGTTGCTGACCATGATAGAAACCCCCACCGGCGGGCAACTGCACTATCTGGGCCAGGATCTGCTGATCCCCGATCCCCAGGCTCAGAAGCTGCGGCGCCAGAAAATCCAGATTGTGTTTCAGAACCCTTATGGCTCCCTGAATCCGCGCAAAAAAGTGGGGCAGATTCTTGAAGAGCCGCTGGTTATCAACACCACCTTAAGCCGCGACGCCCGGCGGGAGAAAGCCCTCGCCATGATGGCGAAAGTGGGCCTGAAGCCCGAGCATTACGACCGCTACCCGCATATGTTTTCCGGCGGCCAGCGCCAGCGTATTGCCATTGCCCGGGGGCTGATGCTGGATCCGGATGTGGTAATAGCCGACGAGCCGGTCTCCGCGCTGGATGTGTCGGTGCGTGCCCAGGTACTGAACCTGATGATGGATCTGCAACAGGAGCTGGGGCTGTCTTATGTGTTTATCTCCCACGACCTGTCGGTGGTGGAGCATATCGCCGATGAGGTGATGGTGATGTACCTCGGGCGCTGTGTGGAGAAGGGCAGCAAGGCGCAGATTTTCACGAACCCGCAGCACCCTTATACCCAGGCGCTGCTTTCAGCCACCCCCCGGCTGAACCCGGATCAGCGCCGGGAGCGCATTAAGCTGAGCGGCGAGCTGCCAAGCCCGCTGAGCCCGCCACCGGGCTGTGCCTTCAGCGCCCGCTGCCGCCGGTGTATGACGAGCTGCACCCAGTCACCGCCAGAGCTGAAGAGCTATGAGGGCCAGCAGGTGGCCTGCTTTGCGGTGGAGCAGGACCACGCGATGTCTCAATAA
- the bcsG gene encoding cellulose biosynthesis protein BcsG, translating to MTESVHTPATGWRWRGLAGWNLYFLFKFALLWAGYLNFHPLANLIFMAWLLLPLPGERLHTLRNWISFPVGIGLFWHDTWLLGLDSLISQGAQLTEFSLDYIVDLIARFINWKMVGVAFVMLVGWLFIAQWLRVTTISVAAMVWLNLATPGGPVLTRAPEVSAGNSHTAADQTAAAAANDIPAQTAPPTTDNLTDWLNRFYASEAKRQTNFPTALPADAQPFDLLVINICSLAWSDIQATGLDTHPLWSHFDIVFKHFNSATSYSGPAAIRLLRASCGQPSHKDLYSAAGNKCYLFENLARLGFTSQLMLDHNGVFGDMLKEIREQGGMQAPLMDQQNLPLNLHSFDGSRIYDDAAILQRWMAHSGQQPGGRSATFFNLLPLHDGNYIAGTRKTADYRTRAKKLFDELDAFLSALEKSNRKVMVLLVPEHGAALVGDKMQISGLRDIPSPSITHVPVGVKFTGMKAPHQGTPIEITQPSSFLAISELVARTVDGRNFVADTVDWNALTRGLPQSAVVSENANAVVVEYQGHPYVRLSGGDWVPYPQ from the coding sequence ATGACTGAATCCGTACACACACCCGCCACCGGGTGGCGCTGGCGGGGGCTGGCGGGGTGGAACCTCTATTTTCTGTTTAAATTTGCCCTGTTGTGGGCCGGTTATCTTAATTTTCACCCGCTGGCGAACCTGATTTTTATGGCCTGGCTACTGCTGCCGCTGCCCGGTGAGCGGCTGCATACCCTGCGCAACTGGATCAGTTTTCCCGTGGGCATTGGCCTGTTCTGGCACGATACCTGGCTGCTGGGGCTGGACAGCCTGATAAGCCAGGGCGCGCAGCTGACCGAATTTAGCCTGGATTATATTGTCGATCTGATAGCCCGCTTTATTAACTGGAAAATGGTCGGCGTCGCCTTTGTGATGCTGGTAGGCTGGCTGTTTATCGCCCAGTGGCTCCGGGTCACCACCATAAGCGTGGCGGCCATGGTCTGGCTAAACCTGGCAACCCCGGGCGGGCCAGTGCTGACACGGGCCCCGGAGGTGAGCGCCGGAAACTCTCACACAGCCGCAGATCAGACCGCCGCTGCTGCCGCAAATGATATTCCGGCCCAGACCGCCCCCCCGACCACGGATAACCTGACCGACTGGCTTAACCGTTTTTATGCCAGCGAAGCGAAGCGCCAGACCAATTTCCCCACCGCGCTGCCCGCCGATGCCCAGCCCTTCGACCTGCTGGTTATTAATATCTGCTCACTGGCGTGGTCAGATATTCAGGCCACCGGGCTGGATACCCACCCTCTGTGGTCGCACTTTGACATTGTGTTTAAGCACTTTAATTCGGCCACCTCATACAGCGGCCCGGCGGCTATTCGCCTGCTGCGCGCCAGTTGCGGGCAGCCATCGCATAAAGATCTCTATTCGGCGGCGGGTAACAAGTGCTATCTGTTTGAGAACCTTGCCCGCCTCGGTTTTACCTCACAGCTGATGCTCGACCACAATGGCGTGTTCGGCGATATGCTCAAAGAGATCCGCGAACAAGGGGGAATGCAGGCACCGCTGATGGACCAGCAAAACCTGCCCCTGAACCTGCACTCTTTTGACGGCTCCCGCATCTATGACGATGCGGCTATCCTGCAACGCTGGATGGCGCACAGCGGCCAGCAGCCAGGCGGGCGCAGCGCCACCTTCTTTAACCTGCTGCCGCTGCACGACGGTAACTACATCGCCGGAACCCGTAAAACCGCCGACTACCGCACCCGGGCCAAAAAACTGTTCGATGAGCTGGACGCCTTTCTGAGTGCGCTGGAAAAAAGCAACCGCAAGGTGATGGTGCTGCTGGTGCCGGAACACGGTGCCGCGCTGGTGGGCGATAAAATGCAGATCTCCGGGCTGCGCGATATCCCCAGCCCGTCGATAACCCATGTGCCGGTCGGCGTGAAATTTACCGGCATGAAGGCGCCCCACCAGGGCACCCCCATTGAGATAACACAGCCCAGCAGTTTTCTGGCTATCTCTGAGCTGGTCGCCCGCACCGTCGACGGCAGGAACTTTGTGGCAGACACGGTGGACTGGAATGCCCTGACCCGTGGTCTGCCACAATCTGCGGTGGTCTCCGAGAATGCTAACGCAGTGGTGGTGGAATATCAGGGGCACCCTTATGTTCGCCTGAGCGGCGGTGACTGGGTGCCGTACCCGCAATAG
- the dppC gene encoding dipeptide ABC transporter permease DppC, whose amino-acid sequence MTQLNENTVLAAPVPMTPLQEFWHYFKRNKGAVVGLVYVVVMLIIALFASVLAPHGPAEQFRDALLHPPVWQEGGSWQYILGTDDVGRDVLSRLMYGARLSLLVGCLVVALSLVMGIILGLVAGYFGGLVDTIIMRVVDIMLALPSLLLALVLVAIFGPSIVNASLALTFVALPHYVRLTRGAVLSEVHRDYVTASRVAGAGAMRQMFINIFPNCLAPLIVQASLGFSNAILDMAALGFLGMGAQPPTPEWGTMLSDVLQFAQSAWWVVTFPGLAILLTVLAFNLMGDGLRDALDPKLKQ is encoded by the coding sequence ATGACACAACTGAATGAAAATACCGTGCTGGCCGCACCGGTGCCGATGACGCCGCTTCAGGAGTTCTGGCACTACTTTAAGCGTAACAAAGGGGCGGTAGTGGGCCTGGTGTATGTGGTGGTGATGCTGATCATTGCCCTGTTTGCCAGTGTGCTGGCGCCCCACGGCCCGGCGGAACAGTTCCGCGATGCGCTGCTCCACCCGCCGGTCTGGCAGGAGGGGGGCTCCTGGCAATATATCCTTGGCACCGATGATGTGGGCCGCGATGTGCTGTCGCGCCTGATGTATGGCGCGCGCCTCTCGCTGCTGGTGGGCTGCCTGGTGGTGGCGCTGTCGCTGGTGATGGGGATTATCCTGGGGCTGGTGGCCGGTTACTTTGGCGGCCTGGTGGACACCATCATTATGCGGGTGGTGGATATTATGCTGGCGCTGCCCAGCCTGCTGCTGGCGCTGGTACTGGTGGCTATCTTCGGCCCGTCGATTGTTAACGCCTCCCTGGCGCTGACGTTTGTCGCCCTGCCGCACTATGTGCGCCTGACCCGGGGCGCGGTGCTGTCTGAGGTGCACCGCGATTATGTGACCGCCTCCCGGGTAGCGGGTGCAGGCGCAATGCGCCAGATGTTTATCAACATCTTCCCCAACTGCCTGGCACCGCTGATTGTTCAGGCCTCTCTCGGGTTTTCTAACGCCATCCTCGATATGGCCGCGCTCGGCTTTCTGGGCATGGGGGCGCAACCGCCAACCCCGGAATGGGGCACCATGCTTTCCGACGTGTTGCAGTTTGCCCAGAGTGCCTGGTGGGTGGTGACCTTCCCGGGGCTGGCCATTTTGTTAACGGTACTGGCATTTAACCTGATGGGCGACGGGCTGCGGGATGCGCTCGACCCCAAACTGAAGCAGTAA